From the Deltaproteobacteria bacterium genome, one window contains:
- a CDS encoding DUF3179 domain-containing protein translates to MAVTAATVVGMVGIPFAQAGTAVREDGKIYIVDQRGERWDVTHAASLGFDPEGFQYGIGRNAFTPLDDSRIRKGDARIPEWTRVIGAKSGASALAFSVPTLWSHEVANSNLAGKPVAVGY, encoded by the coding sequence ATGGCGGTCACTGCGGCAACCGTGGTGGGAATGGTGGGCATACCGTTCGCCCAAGCAGGGACCGCCGTCAGGGAAGACGGCAAGATCTACATTGTGGATCAGAGGGGCGAGCGATGGGATGTCACCCATGCGGCATCCTTGGGATTCGACCCCGAGGGGTTCCAGTACGGGATCGGGCGGAACGCCTTCACACCGCTGGACGATTCCCGAATACGCAAGGGAGATGCACGGATCCCCGAGTGGACCCGCGTGATCGGAGCGAAGAGCGGGGCGTCCGCCCTGGCCTTTTCGGTCCCCACCCTCTGGAGTCACGAGGTCGCCAACAGCAACCTCGCGGGAAAGCCGGTGGCTGTAGGGTATTGA
- a CDS encoding cytochrome P460 family protein — protein sequence MLAVAAEKGKDAMPAAAGKDLWAYLSKVKYQQKFALWPGKEKLYKGTEPHGALLTTYVNKSALGAIKGKKGTMPAGAIVVKENYMPDKKLDAITVMYKVKGFNPEGGDWFWAKYAPDGMVQAEGKTGMAEMCIGCHGKVKGNDFLYTGQLK from the coding sequence ATGCTCGCCGTAGCGGCGGAGAAAGGCAAGGACGCGATGCCGGCGGCCGCCGGCAAGGACCTTTGGGCCTACCTCTCGAAGGTCAAATACCAGCAGAAGTTCGCTCTCTGGCCCGGCAAGGAAAAACTTTACAAAGGGACCGAGCCCCACGGTGCGCTCCTTACCACTTACGTAAACAAATCCGCCCTTGGCGCCATCAAGGGGAAAAAGGGGACGATGCCCGCCGGCGCGATCGTGGTCAAGGAGAACTACATGCCGGACAAGAAACTCGACGCCATCACCGTGATGTACAAGGTCAAGGGGTTCAACCCTGAGGGCGGTGACTGGTTCTGGGCGAAGTACGCGCCCGACGGCATGGTCCAGGCCGAAGGAAAGACCGGAATGGCCGAGATGTGCATCGGTTGCCACGGGAAAGTCAAAGGGAACGATTTTCTGTACACAGGCCAATTGAAGTGA
- a CDS encoding SHOCT domain-containing protein: MGNGMMGGGMGFWMVIAAIFWLILAVGVVLLAVWALQRFRAGSGQRTEESALDILKKRYARGEISREEYEEKKRDIS, encoded by the coding sequence ATGGGCAACGGCATGATGGGAGGCGGGATGGGGTTCTGGATGGTGATCGCCGCAATCTTCTGGCTCATACTCGCGGTCGGCGTCGTGTTGCTGGCGGTCTGGGCCCTCCAGAGATTCCGGGCGGGTTCCGGACAAAGGACCGAGGAGTCGGCTCTGGACATCCTCAAAAAACGGTACGCCCGCGGGGAGATTTCCCGGGAGGAGTACGAGGAGAAGAAGCGGGACATCTCGTAG
- a CDS encoding thioredoxin family protein, whose product MDVKRRVEIYSAGCPACREAEELVRRMSCPSCEVQVLDMKDESVARKARELGIGSVPAVVVDGKLADCCAGRGPDEETLRAAGVGRPIQ is encoded by the coding sequence ATGGACGTCAAGAGAAGGGTTGAGATCTATAGCGCGGGTTGCCCGGCGTGCCGGGAGGCGGAGGAGTTGGTTCGCCGCATGAGCTGCCCCTCCTGCGAGGTGCAGGTTCTCGACATGAAGGACGAATCCGTCGCGAGAAAGGCCAGGGAGCTCGGCATCGGAAGCGTGCCGGCGGTCGTGGTGGACGGAAAGCTCGCCGACTGTTGCGCGGGACGGGGGCCGGACGAGGAGACACTGCGCGCGGCGGGGGTCGGAAGACCGATCCAGTAA
- the merF gene encoding mercury resistance system transport protein MerF: MTRNETGSLRRRFLAVLVGTALVAVCCFTPVLVILLGAVGLSALTSYLDLVLFPALTVLLALTFVSYRRWKKSCECSAETADSGSREKR; this comes from the coding sequence ATGACAAGAAATGAAACCGGGAGTTTGAGGAGGAGATTTCTCGCCGTCCTTGTGGGCACGGCCCTGGTTGCAGTTTGCTGCTTTACGCCTGTGCTGGTGATCCTGCTGGGTGCCGTAGGATTGAGCGCGCTGACCTCCTACCTGGATCTCGTCCTGTTTCCCGCCTTGACGGTCCTTCTCGCCTTGACCTTCGTCTCTTATCGGAGATGGAAAAAGTCCTGCGAGTGTTCAGCAGAGACAGCGGATTCCGGAAGCCGGGAAAAGCGGTGA
- the merA gene encoding mercury(II) reductase produces the protein MERYDLIILGGGASAFAAATEADRMGLRSVMINAGLPMGGTCVNVGCVPSKHLLALGKSLHHPSRPAFESVGPVRPAFEFAKAMEEKDALVSGLREQNYRQVFGSFRHVEWVEGRGTFVASNVVETAGKEMEGGKILIATGCSTYAPPFEGLKEAGFLTHIEALSLKRLPSSLIVLGVGPLGLEFAQIFSRMGTRVTVVARGKRILKSQEPEISDALRGYMEEEGIEIVTEAPVVRVARTNDGKTVTIETPAGQRTLAAEDILAATGERGNVEGLGLKRIGVATVGDSYIRVNEFLQTDVPHIFAAGDVTGQRCLETVAAKQGKIAVENAFNGANKKIDFLSVPHAVFTDPEAAGVGMTEEQYMAAHGTCNCRTVPLDRVPRAVAVRDTRGLVKMVAHHETGRVMGIHVLAPCASEIIHEATLAVKMGLTVDDLIDTVHVFPTYSEAIKMAAQAFRRDISNMSCCVE, from the coding sequence ATGGAGCGATATGACCTGATCATACTGGGAGGCGGTGCGTCGGCCTTCGCGGCCGCAACGGAAGCGGACCGGATGGGCCTGCGCAGCGTCATGATCAACGCGGGCCTCCCCATGGGCGGCACCTGCGTCAACGTGGGGTGCGTCCCCAGCAAACACCTGCTGGCCTTGGGCAAATCCCTGCACCATCCCTCCCGTCCCGCCTTCGAGAGCGTCGGCCCGGTCCGGCCGGCGTTCGAGTTCGCGAAGGCGATGGAAGAGAAGGATGCCCTGGTGTCCGGACTCAGGGAGCAGAACTACCGCCAGGTCTTCGGGAGTTTCCGCCACGTGGAGTGGGTGGAGGGCCGGGGGACTTTCGTCGCGAGCAACGTCGTGGAGACCGCCGGCAAGGAGATGGAAGGAGGCAAGATTCTGATCGCCACGGGGTGCTCCACCTATGCTCCCCCCTTCGAGGGGCTGAAGGAGGCCGGCTTTCTCACTCACATCGAAGCCCTGTCCCTAAAACGCCTCCCCTCTTCCCTGATCGTCCTGGGCGTGGGTCCGCTGGGGTTGGAATTCGCGCAGATCTTCAGCCGGATGGGGACCCGGGTGACCGTGGTCGCAAGGGGGAAAAGGATCCTTAAATCCCAGGAACCGGAGATCTCGGATGCCCTCAGGGGATACATGGAGGAGGAAGGGATCGAGATCGTCACCGAGGCACCGGTGGTCCGCGTGGCTAGAACAAACGATGGGAAGACGGTAACCATCGAGACGCCGGCGGGGCAGCGGACTCTTGCGGCGGAAGACATCCTGGCGGCCACCGGCGAACGGGGCAACGTCGAGGGGCTCGGGCTGAAGCGGATCGGCGTTGCGACAGTGGGCGACTCCTACATCCGGGTGAACGAGTTTCTCCAGACCGATGTGCCCCACATTTTCGCTGCCGGTGACGTGACAGGGCAAAGATGTCTCGAAACGGTGGCGGCCAAACAGGGAAAGATCGCCGTGGAGAACGCCTTCAACGGGGCGAATAAGAAGATCGACTTCCTTTCCGTCCCCCACGCTGTCTTCACCGACCCGGAGGCGGCCGGGGTCGGCATGACGGAGGAGCAGTACATGGCTGCCCATGGTACCTGCAACTGCAGGACCGTGCCCCTCGACCGGGTCCCTCGGGCGGTGGCCGTCCGGGACACGCGGGGCCTGGTGAAGATGGTGGCGCACCACGAGACGGGCCGGGTCATGGGGATCCATGTCCTCGCCCCTTGCGCCTCGGAGATAATCCACGAGGCGACCCTGGCGGTGAAGATGGGCCTCACCGTGGACGATCTGATCGACACGGTGCACGTATTCCCGACCTACAGCGAGGCGATCAAGATGGCCGCCCAGGCGTTCCGGCGGGACATCTCCAACATGTCCTGCTGCGTGGAGTAG
- a CDS encoding cation transporter — MNSTEGEHEGETPRWSLVGAGAAAVGASVCCLGPLLLLAVGVGGAWIGNLTAMEPYRPYWMTATLIFLGLAFFRVYRKPKEVACAPGSACSSDGGRWNKILLWIVTALVLGLLALPYLISYAYAGGPEESAVTRQATLSVRNMTCGACPVIVKKSLTRVDGVKDAKVTLSPPQAIVTYDPAKVRAERLVEATTKAGFPSTILAEGGKR, encoded by the coding sequence ATGAACTCGACCGAAGGAGAACATGAAGGAGAGACTCCGAGGTGGAGTCTTGTCGGGGCAGGGGCCGCGGCAGTCGGAGCCTCTGTTTGCTGCCTTGGACCTCTGTTGCTCCTGGCTGTTGGCGTAGGAGGCGCGTGGATCGGAAACCTGACGGCGATGGAACCGTACCGGCCCTACTGGATGACGGCCACGCTGATCTTCCTCGGCCTGGCTTTCTTCAGGGTCTACCGGAAACCAAAGGAGGTCGCATGCGCTCCCGGAAGCGCCTGCTCGTCCGACGGGGGCCGATGGAACAAGATCCTCCTATGGATCGTCACGGCTCTGGTCCTCGGACTGCTTGCCCTTCCCTACCTGATCTCCTACGCCTACGCCGGAGGTCCCGAGGAGTCCGCCGTCACCCGACAGGCGACCCTGTCCGTCCGCAACATGACGTGCGGAGCCTGCCCGGTGATCGTCAAGAAAAGCCTCACCCGGGTCGACGGGGTCAAGGACGCGAAGGTGACATTGAGCCCGCCCCAAGCCATCGTGACCTACGACCCCGCGAAAGTTCGGGCGGAGCGTCTGGTGGAGGCGACAACGAAGGCAGGATTCCCGTCCACGATCCTTGCCGAAGGAGGAAAACGATGA
- a CDS encoding MerR family DNA-binding protein has protein sequence MALTIGQVASRCGVGVETIRFYEREGLIAQPSRPESGFRQYPPDAVRRVRFIQRSKDLGFSLREIRELLSLRVDPATTCDTVRKRAEAKIADIEAKIGHLQDIKRALVKLTTACRGRGPTGECPILEALGDGE, from the coding sequence ATGGCTTTGACGATCGGGCAGGTTGCTTCACGGTGTGGGGTCGGCGTCGAGACAATTCGGTTTTACGAGCGGGAGGGCCTGATCGCGCAGCCTTCGCGTCCGGAATCGGGATTTCGCCAGTACCCGCCGGATGCCGTCCGCCGGGTCCGATTCATACAGCGGTCGAAAGACCTCGGGTTTTCGCTCCGGGAGATTCGGGAGCTGCTCTCCCTGCGCGTCGATCCGGCGACCACCTGCGACACGGTGAGAAAGCGGGCCGAGGCAAAGATCGCGGACATCGAGGCGAAGATCGGACACCTGCAGGACATCAAACGCGCCCTGGTGAAGCTGACGACGGCATGCCGAGGGCGAGGGCCAACCGGGGAATGCCCGATCCTGGAGGCACTCGGAGACGGGGAGTGA